From Solidesulfovibrio carbinoliphilus subsp. oakridgensis, the proteins below share one genomic window:
- the tatC gene encoding twin-arginine translocase subunit TatC: MKEAPLLEHLLELRTRLVRCLIAVAVGFGACYAFAERLLGVLLKPLIDVMPSGSKLIATGLPETFFTVMKLALVAGAFVVSPYIFYQLWRFVAPGLYKEERKLIVPIAIATAVFFVGGALFGYFVVFPFGFKFFVDYASDYITVMPTISAYFSLAVTLLFAFGLIFELPVFIFFLTSLGLVTTKALRKFRRWAILLSFIVSAMLTPTPDAINQLLMAGPMCALYELGIWVSWFVDKSRKEEKAAKERAEAEAAATAAAGPAPGQETPGAEAGPTDTESRAG; this comes from the coding sequence ATGAAGGAAGCGCCGCTCCTCGAGCATCTGCTCGAACTGCGCACGCGCCTGGTGCGGTGCCTGATCGCCGTGGCCGTGGGCTTCGGCGCCTGCTACGCCTTTGCCGAGCGGCTCCTTGGCGTACTTCTGAAGCCCCTGATCGACGTCATGCCGAGCGGCAGCAAGCTCATCGCCACCGGCCTGCCCGAGACGTTTTTCACGGTCATGAAGCTCGCGCTCGTGGCCGGGGCCTTCGTGGTCAGCCCGTACATCTTCTACCAGCTCTGGCGGTTCGTGGCCCCGGGCCTCTACAAGGAAGAGCGCAAGCTCATCGTGCCCATCGCCATCGCCACGGCGGTCTTCTTTGTGGGCGGGGCGCTGTTCGGCTATTTCGTCGTCTTCCCCTTCGGGTTCAAGTTCTTCGTGGACTACGCCTCGGACTACATCACCGTCATGCCCACCATCAGCGCCTATTTCTCGCTGGCGGTGACGCTCCTTTTCGCCTTCGGCCTCATCTTCGAGCTGCCGGTCTTCATCTTTTTCCTGACGAGCCTCGGGCTTGTCACCACCAAGGCCCTGCGCAAGTTCCGCCGCTGGGCCATCCTTCTGAGCTTCATCGTCTCCGCCATGCTGACCCCGACCCCGGACGCCATCAACCAGCTCCTCATGGCCGGGCCCATGTGCGCCCTCTACGAACTCGGCATCTGGGTGTCCTGGTTCGTGGACAAGTCGCGCAAGGAGGAAAAGGCGGCCAAGGAACGGGCCGAGGCCGAAGCCGCCGCGACCGCCGCCGCGGGGCCCGCGCCCGGGCAGGAAACGCCCGGGGCCGAAGCCGGCCCGACCGATACGGAGTCCCGGGCGGGCTAG